A stretch of DNA from Scleropages formosus chromosome 13, fSclFor1.1, whole genome shotgun sequence:
ACTCATTATCAGGAAACAAAGTGGGTTCTGTATTGTCCGCACACGAAACCCATTATTCAGCCCCGACATAATAGTCAACAAGAACGACAtgatttgtacattttctgaTTTCACACTTTGAGACGACAAGAAAACGTGTTATTTGCTTTTTAGTACCTCGGATCGGGCACGTCGTTGTTTCACAGAAGTAAGGGTGCAGGTCAATACGCAGtactgctctgtaaatgggtaatcATTGTGAAGGCCACTATCTGCCAGCTGAATCGGATAAATACGTGCTAATAATCACATCTTATTCATAAACTCAATGAATGTTAAACGTTTATAAGTCGAGAAATTGAAGACTAATTGTGTCAGTTCTTGATAAGCGATGTCTGTTGTATTCTAGTCGTTGCTATTATTGCGCAGTTACAGCCAGTGATTTCCACAGGTAATTCCAGTTTATAAGGTATTTTATCACTTGGCTACAGCACGTAGAGAACAGATAATGGGGAATAAAGGAGGACCGAGGCAGTCGAAGTGACATTTTctcccagcagggggcgctcttTCACGCGCAATAGGCCTCCGCAGGCCGCTCTCACCCTGCACTGCTTAAGACTGTAGTCCCTCATAAAATGGGTTAATGAGGTACCTGTTTTGTAATGATTACCCGACGTCTTTGTCCAGAGTAACTTCCAATTTCATCACtaaaatttacaataatttactaatttctgtaggggggcatggtggcacagtgggtttgactggatcctgctctccgatgggtctggggttcaagtcccccttggagtgccttgcgacagactggcgtcccttcctgggtgtgtcccctccccctccagccttacatcctgtgttgccaagttaggctccggcttgctgagaccctgcatgggacaagcagtttcagatggtgtgtgtgtatgtactcaTTTATGTAACAAGGatacttttactgtgtcagtttagggtaagtaccttggtcagttGTACTAATTAAAGCTTGAGGTTCAGATCAGGAATGTTCTTATTTGGAGGACACAGCCATAAACACTGGGCTACCTGCTAAGCCCAGGTACTTGCTGTTGTGTGTATGCCTTATTATAGTATCATCACCCCTAAATCCATAGGCTATCATGGATTCATGAAAGACTTGGTAAATATACTAGTACAGACACATTAATGTATatactttattttcaaatgGTGTTAATAGAGGCATGTCTGAGGACAAATTACTGACATTAAagacacacaggacaagatgttacactcCAGGCGTATATTACactggctgtacacaaggacctggtccaaccaacatcaccatgaagccacagagaatgTTCAGCCttgccaacatacatctccatgactcgaAACCAAGAAGATTAACTTCTTTCCctaaccaacacaaccacatggtaccaacatgggtatttcattgaggttgtcaagtgggcacctccctttgtaggtgtttcattgaattaggcccatgaCACCActggaaggctcaacagtgcagtctgctgtcccagacccaccccctcTACACTcatgttagatgcccttcaccctcaacaaataacaaatactgcaactccacaaactcacacacattggctgaaaccaatTGTCCTcaacagggtcatggcaaaccggagcctaacctggcaacacagggtggaaggctggagggtgaggggacacacccaggatgggacaccagtccgttgcaagacaccccaagcaggactcaaaccccagatccaccaaagagctggacccggccaagcccactgcaccaccgcatctccctccacaaactcaactacCCCAATTAAACTGcagctccatacataccttcAAATGCACTACCTTCACAAACTGAAACCATCCTGGATTACCTTCATATCTGCCACTGAGATAGACTTTTTACTGAATTGGGCACAGGCTGTAGGAAATAGTTATATTTAGGGACGGATGTACAGAAGAATAGCCAACAATCAAATTATTAATCCGTTTATCACGTGCCAGAAGTCATACCTGTTTCCTAGAGAAGCACCTGTTCCTGACTGCTCATATCTGTTTTTTCAAATATTGCCTTGCATTCCATATAATTCTACCAGTGTATACATTTATTGAGGCCATTAAAGCCATTCAGTGTGGATTCAAAGTTGACCACTCCACCGAAACTGCCCTCCTTGCAGCATTAGGTGGTCTCCAGTTGGCTACGGGACCTCCTTTCTCTTGGGCCTCATCCTCTCCGACtggtctgcagcatttgacactgtcaaccaccataTCCCAGTTTTCTCTCACGAACATCTTAGAATCAGGGAAATTTACTTATCAGGTAGCTCCTCCCAGGTGGATTCGTACACCTCCCCGTcttcccctcagcctctctcagctggtgttccgcagggctctgTGCTGGGCCCCATGCTCTTTTTCTTCTATTCCTCTTCCCTTTGCTCTGTCGCTGTTTCTCAGggattctcctaccactgcaATGCTGCCCATACccattctctttttttcatgCTGCTACTGATGTATCCTCACATACTGCAGCGTCTCGgacatattttatatacacatcGACTCACGTGATGTTACTGGTAAAGTTACCTGTGTTGACATTGGTACTCTAGCAATTCTGTATAGGGTTGGCCATGTAAATGGTGACATTAGATCTCCCTGTGTTGGTGGAGTGGCCTTTTGTTTTCGCTGACATATGTgtcgctttggatgaaagtatCTCACACACAAATTAATGCGCACAAATTGGATGTGTTTGTTCCTAAGGGCTTAATGCATATTTTCAACTGGACTCTACTGCATTACTCGCTCGGTAGAGCTGTTACATTATCAACGATGCTTTCAGTTTGCTATTAAGTAAAACAACTAATGTGTGAGATAACGCTAACATTCCAACTTCAAAAATGGTCCGACTGAACTCCAAGACGTAAGAAGCGAGTGCAGTTAAGGATCTGAAGGTTTTTCACTGCGAATTCAAACATCTCCCTCCAGCAACACCTGACTGGATCCTGTGGAGAACATGGTAAAAACAGAACCCGGGAGGGTTCGGGACTGGAGCCCAAAATAGGAATCACCATGAAGAAAAACTGTGGAAAGCTGGATAATTCATGCTGCTTAATATGGAtgttttaaaacagatttttttaggACTTTGACTATGCAACcgaaatgttattattattattatatttattagaCTATAACAGCCACTAGTACAATGCCACCATTACATCTTTGAGTTGGAGAACAGTGTAACTTGTATGTGTGAAGATTAGATAAATGATGCTGAGTAAGTACAAAGGTTTAattgaatgtttattttctcagcCATCGACGGGGGGGTTGGGCACTGTCTCCTTCTtaagcccccctcccctttcccgCTGCCCCTCCTCCAAAGAAAGCGTCTATAAATGAGCGAAATACAAGGAGAGCGCAGCTCCAGCGAACCTCGAGCCGAGGACACGAGCGCTCACCCCGGGGCGCGAGCTGTGGACACCGCTCGCTGGGCGACAGCGCGGAAACATGCCTCCCTTCGAGAAGTCTCTCGAACTGAAACCTTTCAAGCAGAGAAAATGCCTTGGTAAGTGTTTGCTGTAAAATGCGGGTGAGATTCTGGCACCAGGCCGTTGAGAGCTCAGCGTGGACATTATTACCTGGGTACCGCTAAGGGcctgtgtgctttttttcccgCCATTTCATACCAGTAACGGCTGTCGCGCGCTGGGAAGTTCTGGGTTGAAGCGCGCTCTTCGTTCGAGCGCTTCTTAGCGTCTGTCAGCCCTTCCCTACATATCTTGTATCACTGTGTTTTCTCACATTCATTGCAGCTACAAGAAGGCATGAGGTCTGCAGCATTCGCTCCAAATTTCCCAACAAACTGCCCGtacgtttattcacttttttttcctcaagtgtGTCACGACACGTATGTCATGATATGATCATGATAACATGGAGTGACAACATGTAAGAGCCATGACTGCTGGTCACACCATAGCTACAGCATTCTTGAGAAATAAAGCGGTAGTTCTGAAAGAGCACGGCCCGTTTTTCCCCAGAGaatcactgtgtgtttgtgtgttttttgacaAGGTGATAGTGGAGCGCTGTGTCCGAGAGAAACACCTTCCGCTGCTGGACAAGAGCAAGTTCCTGGTGCCCTTCGAACTCACCATGGGCCAGTTCCTCAGCCTGCTCCGGTCAGCTTCTCCCCGCTGGCGCACAGGGCCGCCGGGAAGTGTGTGAACCCCATCGGGACGCTCATTGTTCTTGTGTGAAACAAGAAGACCGTAGAAAATCTAAACCTTAAACTCAAAATTcgcctacttggtttaatcagtgCAGCTTGACATTCACCTTTTTATACCTGCACTATTTCCATGTTTCCACTACACACAATTCCCTCTAAAGGAGTATATTGAATTGGTagttacacacctattatgtcacagaaaaacatatatataaccacttcgtggtaaaactaaggggcagaaggggttcacatactttcaagcagcacagtgCGCAGTGTGCGCTGGTGTCCTATTTCATTATGAATAACACTTGTcctgttttttgctgttttacatGCACTACTTCCCATCGGTTTCCTCTGTGCTGCACATCAGTGCGACACCTTCCTTTGTTCTCTACTCCCCTGCTGCTTCAATTTCCATATCACCACCCACATTTCGCTCTTTTCCAACTCCACCCTCCGTATCCCCCTTGCTCCTTCAACACGCTCTGCCTTATTGGCTCCGATTGTGTGAAACAATGCACTGGTTTAACTGTGTGACCTTGAAGTATGTCTAATATTAGTAGCTCAGCTGATGTGAGTAGCTGCTATTCAGAGTtatccccccctcctcccccgcaGGAGTAAGATTGACCTGAGCCCCACCCAGACTTTGTACCTCCTCGTATCTGAGCGCAGCATGTCCTGCATGTCAGCTAGCATGGGCGAGATCTACTCCCAGCACAGCGACCCTGACGGCTTTCTCTACATGACCTACGCCTCCCAGGATGTGTTCGGTGGCATAGCAGTGTGGTCAGCACCCCCCTTTTGACCCTCACTTGAGACAATCTGTCTGACATTTTGACCACTGTGGAGTACAGAAGGGAGGAATTGGAAATAATATTATCCTCCATTCCtagtttttgctctttttctatttattctctttatttttaatttattttgtttccagTTTAACACATGGATTCCAGTGGATGTAACTGGTACCTTTGTGACTCTACCACCCTTTAGACAAACGACCAAAAGAAGGATCGcctgtttatttacagttatcCCACAATGCTATTTAAAGCatcttttattaaattatacatGCTCTGAGTGTCAGAGGAAACTAAACAATATTAAATGCAGTATAAAGAGCTCTTTGtaaaactgagccagatttagctgtcacttttgcCAAATCTTGTGTGTAACATCAGAAAACTGTGATGTGACAAGGGCTTCTTGTAGGTTTATGGATCAAAGTGTCATGTCAGGGGGTACGATTCTCCCTTTGAACTATTTCGCTCAAATTCTGAAGATGCCAGAGGTGGTCTGGCAAGACAGTGGATGGTGCAGGGATCCAGAAATTCTCCTGCTTCACATCTCACTGATTCCTGGATTAGGATGAAAAGCAGGTGGTAAAGGGGTCTCTTTCCGGTGAACACACTGCAGACTTTTGGACACTTGTGTAGCTGCATTTCTATGCACCCAGCTGATTTAGATATAATGGGCAATTTGAATGTAAACaataaattttttcttttgcttcgTAGACATTgttgtgttgttatttttttaaaatgatcattttaaatagaaaattgAGTTTAAATTTCCAGGCATCACTCAGCCAAATGGAACAGTCCATAAACTACAGGAGAATAAGCACTGTACACTGATGTCTTAAGTATCTTACCCATGAAATAATCAGTAAAGGATTAGATGATagtcaacattttaaaaatatgctaaatacattatttacacacacatcatctgaaaccacttgtcccatgcggggtcagccagagcctaacccggcaacacagggcagaaggccgaagggggaggggactcaccctggacgggacacgaatctgtcgcaaggcaccccaagcggaactcgaaccccagacccacgggagaggaggacccagtcaaacccactgcaccaccgcaccccccaatgcATTATTTAGACCTTGCTTAATCTTTGCACCATTAAAAATGTCTAATtttgtacaaaacaaaacaatgtccAGTTTTCAAAGGTGAACATTTTCAGTCAAATCATTCACTTCTGGTCTTAGAACTTTATTATGATCAAAAGACGTGGAACATCAGCAAaatctacaaaaaaattaagtccAGTGGAATCGTGTGCAGATGTTTCAGCAGTCACAATGATACTGACCTTCCGCTCGGGAGGCACGGTTATGCTCTCACTGTTATACCAAGTGTTGGCTATTAGCCATTTTTGGGACCTCCCCAAAAGGAAAGCAATTTTCCCCCATATCTGAGTACTGAAATCCACCGAACCAGATGTTTAAAATATCGTTTTCTGCATCACAACATAAAAATTGCATAAATACAACCACactcataaaaatattttatacctGTCCATTAATTCacagcaaatattt
This window harbors:
- the map1lc3cl gene encoding microtubule-associated proteins 1A/1B light chain 3C, giving the protein MPPFEKSLELKPFKQRKCLATRRHEVCSIRSKFPNKLPVIVERCVREKHLPLLDKSKFLVPFELTMGQFLSLLRSKIDLSPTQTLYLLVSERSMSCMSASMGEIYSQHSDPDGFLYMTYASQDVFGGIAVWSAPPF